The region ATCGCGCCAAGGTTCTCAACGACCTGAAGAAGGCCGCTGCCGAGATGAACCTTCCCATCAAGACCAGCGACCTGGTCGCGAAGGATGCTCAGGTGCCTGAGATCGGCTCCATGGGCGGACCGGCTTCGGTCGCGTTCACGCTCAACAAGGGAACCATCTCCGATCCAATCAACCTCGGTCGTGCCGGAGTCGTACTGACTGTCACCGACAAGCAGGAGCCTACGGCTGACGAGATCGCAAAGAACTTCGATCAGACGAAAGAACAGTTGCTGAACCGCCAGCGGGACGAGATCTTCAGCGTCTATGTAGGAAATCTCACGAAGAAGTATGAAGATGCAGGCGCCATCCGCTATTCCAAGCGGCAGCCGGCATCTCCCACACTTCCTGCCGGCAACTGATCCGTAACAGCAAATACACCATCGAAGCACGAGCCCGTTCTCCAGGAGAATCGGGCTCGTGCTTTTTCGCATCAGACGTGTCAAAGTCTCAGATAGCGGGGGGTGGGAAGCGATCGTCCATCTCTCAGGTTGGATAGCTACATTAAGGGGGCGTAATGAGCAGCACCGTCGTAGATATGGCACGAGTATCCGGAATCCTCTTGCACATAACCTCGCTGCCCTCCTATGGCGGTATTGGAGATCTGGGACCGGCGGCCTATGCCTTCGCGGATTTCCTCAAATCGTCAAAGCAGCGCCTGTGGCAGGTGCTTCCTCTCAGTCCGACGGGATATGGCAGCTCACCTTATTCCGCGCTCTCGGCCTTCGCTGGCAATCCACTCCTGATCAGCCTGGAAAAGCTTGTGGGCGATGGATGGCTTGCTCCCGAGCAGATCTCCGGTCTTGCCGGCCACAATGGACCCGTCGACTTCGCCCGGGCGATTCAGGAGAAGCTGCCCCTGATGGAAGAGGCTGCCGGCAATTTCCTCCAGCGCGCCGACGCATCTGCTCAGAAGCGTTATCAGGAGTTTCTGCAGCGCAATATCTCCTGGCTTCCGGACTATGCAATCTTTACCGTGTTGCGGAGGCGATTCAACCTCGTCAGCTGGGACCAGTGGCCTGTGCACTTCGCGCATCGCCACGAAGACGCGATGGCTACCCTTCGTACCGACTCAGCCCACGAACTGGCCATCGAACAGGTGATTCAGTTCTTCTTCGATGAGCAATGGAGCGCGCTCAAGAGCTACTGTGCGGAACGCGACATTCGCATTCTTGGTGATGTCGCCATCTTCGTCAGCTACGACAGCGCCGATGTCTGGACCAATCCTGACATCTTCGAGCTGAATGAGAATCGTCTTCCAATCTGTGTCTCCGGCGTTCCTCCGGATTACTTCTCCGCAACCGGGCAGCGCTGGGGCAACCCGCTCTACAAGTGGCACACCCTGGCGGCGCGTGGCTTCGACTGGTGGGTTGCCCGCATCCGCCGCTCGCTCGCGCTCTACGATATGATCCGTCTCGACCACTTCCGCGGATTCGAGGCCTGCTGGTCCATCCCTGCCTCCGAGGTAACGGCGGTAAAAGGCATATGGGTCAAGGTGCCGGGCACGGAGCTCTTTGAACATCTGCGTCGCGTCTTTGGCGATCTGCCCTTCATCGCCGAAGATCTTGGCCTCATCACCCCGGAGGTCGATCATCTGCGCGAGCACTTCCACATGCCCGGAATGCGTGTGCTTCAGTTCGGTTTCTCCGACCGCGCAGCACATCTCCATCTGCCGCACAGGTTCGTGCCGAATACGGTGGTCTACACCGGCACCCATGACAACAACACCACGCTCGGCTGGTGGCGCGAGGATGCTACCAATGTCGAGCGTGGAAATGTCGAAACCTATCTTCAGCCCATACGCCATGAAGCGGAGATTGTATGGGCGCTGATGCGCGCTGCGGCGCGCTCAGTGGCTGACATCTGTATCTTTCCTCTTCAGGATGTCCTGCACCTCGGCAGTGAAGCACGCATGAACACCCCGGCCGCCTCGACAGGAAACTGGGCCTGGCGATTCGAAGAAGGTGCCCTGCACCCGGATTTTGCAGTGCAGCTCGCAGCGCTTACCGAGATGACCGATCGTGACGGCTATGTTCCTTCGGAACTGCCTTCCATCCCCGTTTCCTCTTCCTCGGCAGAGCTCGCGCAGACGATTTAGACTGGAGAGGCAATCTTAAACTCAGGAGCCTTCATGCCTCTCTCTGGCGAAGCCATTCGCACCATGAACTACGTTGACGATATTTCAGTGACGCTGCGCCGCATCCTCGCCGTACTGCCTTCGCTGACCGACGAAGAGCGCCAGCGGGTAGCCGAGCATATCAAGCACGCCGATCCCAGCTTCGAGTCCGTGATTGCCGCCCTGGCAGGAAAGAAGTGAACGATGCATCCGCCCACGCGCCCGCTCCTGCAATCTGCGTGATTGCAGTGATCGGGGCAGGGAAGGCGGGACGCAGCTTCGCCATGGCCTGCGCATCTGCCGGATTTTATGTCGTTCTCGAAGATGTGATGCCCTCCAATCTCAGGACCGCGGAGATGGAGTACGCCGATCTGAGCGTCCGGGGAGGCTACGGTGAGCTGGAGCTGGCTTCGACCGTCGAAGGAGCCGTTCGCGAGGCCGACATCGTCGTCGACTTCGTCCCTGACGAGCTCGAATCCAAGCTCGAGATCTTCAGCATGGCTGACCGCATGGCCCCCCCGAAGACCATCCTCTGCACCCCCAGCAGGGCCCTCAGCATTACCGATCTCGCATCCTGCGTCTATCGGCCAGAGCGCTGTTTCGCCATCCGCGGAGAGATCCTGAAAGGCAGCCCAGTCGAGATTCTCTATCCGCCATCCGCTGCGCCAGACGTGCTTCACTCCGTGGAAGACCTCTTCCGCAAGCTCGGTACCGTTCCGGAAGCCCAGGCCGACCCCGAGGCCGCCGTCCTCACGAAAAATCTGACTTAGGGCTGCATTGAGGTCAGAAGCGCCCTCTGAGGTGTCATCGCCAGCCCCTGTTTCTCGAAAGTGTCATCTCGACCGAAGGCCCGAAGGGCCGCAGTGGAGAGACCCCCGCATTTTGTCAGCACAGCCACAGTCCCTCAAGCGAACCTGCC is a window of Edaphobacter sp. 12200R-103 DNA encoding:
- a CDS encoding 3-hydroxyacyl-CoA dehydrogenase NAD-binding domain-containing protein; this translates as MNDASAHAPAPAICVIAVIGAGKAGRSFAMACASAGFYVVLEDVMPSNLRTAEMEYADLSVRGGYGELELASTVEGAVREADIVVDFVPDELESKLEIFSMADRMAPPKTILCTPSRALSITDLASCVYRPERCFAIRGEILKGSPVEILYPPSAAPDVLHSVEDLFRKLGTVPEAQADPEAAVLTKNLT
- the malQ gene encoding 4-alpha-glucanotransferase; translated protein: MSSTVVDMARVSGILLHITSLPSYGGIGDLGPAAYAFADFLKSSKQRLWQVLPLSPTGYGSSPYSALSAFAGNPLLISLEKLVGDGWLAPEQISGLAGHNGPVDFARAIQEKLPLMEEAAGNFLQRADASAQKRYQEFLQRNISWLPDYAIFTVLRRRFNLVSWDQWPVHFAHRHEDAMATLRTDSAHELAIEQVIQFFFDEQWSALKSYCAERDIRILGDVAIFVSYDSADVWTNPDIFELNENRLPICVSGVPPDYFSATGQRWGNPLYKWHTLAARGFDWWVARIRRSLALYDMIRLDHFRGFEACWSIPASEVTAVKGIWVKVPGTELFEHLRRVFGDLPFIAEDLGLITPEVDHLREHFHMPGMRVLQFGFSDRAAHLHLPHRFVPNTVVYTGTHDNNTTLGWWREDATNVERGNVETYLQPIRHEAEIVWALMRAAARSVADICIFPLQDVLHLGSEARMNTPAASTGNWAWRFEEGALHPDFAVQLAALTEMTDRDGYVPSELPSIPVSSSSAELAQTI